The DNA window AAAGCACTCAAAAAGCGTACCCTGAAGCCCCATTTGTGACATGCCTGAGTGATTACAGAGCTCTGGGCTTCTCCCCGGGGCCAGCTGGGGAGGTGACCGGCCTACCCTGCTTTACGGATGGCCCGAGCATGGGAGTGGGGAGACCACATGAGACTCTAGGAtttcacctaaaaaaaaaaaaaccagcactttCATAGGTGTAATTCACATATCATGATGTTGGCCTCTTCAGGTGAAGGGTGCCAttcgtgtttttgttttttgttttaagagagagagagagagagagagagagagagagagaattttttaatatttattttttagtttttggtggacacaacatctttattttatttttaaatatcttttttttaagagatagagagagaatttttatttattttttttagttttcggcggacacaacatctttgtttgtatgtgatactgagaatcgaactcgggccacacgcatgccaggcgagcgcgctaccacttgagccacatccccagccctcattcttCGCAGGAGGTTTCCAAGGTCACTGCTCTCCAATAGCAGGACACTCCCATCACCCTCAAAAGAACCTCCGTCCTGTGAGCAGCCCTTCCCACTGCCTCCCCCAGCCTGCAAGAGCGCAAGAGCGTCCGCCTGCCCCCTGTCGCTGTGCCTGGGCTGAGTGCAGAAGATCCCAGAAGCCTGGGTGCCCCGACCCTCAGCCCAGCCTCTTGGACTGACCAGCTGGTCCCCTCCCTTCCACAGGCCTTCACCATCATGGACCAGAACAGGGACGGCTTCATTGACAAGAACGATCTGAGGGACACTTTTGCCGCCCTTGGTATGTCACCTGCCAGCCACTGGCAGGTCCCCTGTCCCATAGCCCTGGGGTGGGAGGGGAGACCCTCAGAAAAGGCCAACAGCTTGTCCTTTCCCAAAGAAAGATGGTGCCACAACTGACCTTCAGACAACTTCAGAGGAGGGGACAGAAGCTTTCCCGCACCTTTCAGTTTTCTTAGGAGCAGCTCAGGCGCGGCCAGCTCTCGCTAGAAAGCAGACATTCTGCAAAACATACGGGAGAGGACGACGGTCCCCCGAAAGGCCACATTCAGCGTTAACCTTTCAGTTTCTCTCTTTGGAGTCTTTCTAGGCATATCTGTTGTCTTTTTCAAATAACTGGGATCGTTCTATTCTGGACTCAGCTTTATTTAACATCTCGGGTGTGATCGTGAGAGCACGGagcttctttcaaaatatacatgTCCAATCTGCCACCCGCACCCACCGCCACCGATCCCTATCCTCAGAACTCAGGGTCACCGCGAATAGCTACCCTAGCTTTTTATATCTAAAACAGAGACGGTCGCCAGGGGCAGCTTGTTCTTATTTGCATAGGGGGTTATAAAGGCATCAGCAGGACCAAGAGCAGGTGTGTCAGAATCTCCATGACccactgagatcctgtctcaaaaaaataaggaCAGAAAGAGCTGGGGCTgcggctcagaggtaaagtgcccctgggttcagtccccagaaccAGCCCATCCCCCCACAGGCTGTGGGGCTGCGCCTGGCTGTCCAACCCGCAAGGAGCATCTCCCCAGGGAACTCTGGCCCTGTCCTCCCCATTTCTGACTATCCTTAGAGGAGATTCCTTGAGGCACAATGACAAATGTCAGCCGCTGTCCCTCTGCCAGCACTGAGGCCCCGTGTCCCCACTGCAGGGCGTGTGAACGTGAAGAACGAGGAAATCGATGAAATGATCAAGGAGGCTCCGGGGCCCATTAACTTCACCGTGTTCCTGACAATGTTTGGGGAGAAACTCAAGGGTAGGCCTGTGCGCgtgctcctgtgtgtgtgtgtgtgtgtgtgtgtgtgtgtacacgcatgcatgtgcacatgtgtgcCCTAAGCATGTCTTCGGCTCTGGGTGTCAATTTAAGCACTAGATGGACAGGGCTGGGAGAAAGTGGGCAGCTCCCAAGGACACACCAGGGAACTGGGGCGAAAACAGGATAGAAATGTCAGCCATGTCCCTCCAAGGCTCATGCTAATCACTTGAGTGCCTTACCTCATTGAGCAGCACCTaggatgtaggtttcactcttttccccCATCTGTGGGTGGGGAACCTCGGCTCAGAGACAGAAAGTCACTTGCCTGAGGCCACACAGCTAGCAGGGTTCAGAGTCTTTCTGAAACCTAGATCAAACTTGACCTGCAGTTAGCTCAGACACACCTGGCCTCTCAGCCCTCTTTGAAAACCCCAGGCTCAGTGCCCAGAGGAAGGAAGGGTCTCCTCCCAGCTAGGCACGCAGGCTTGCTCTGGCCCCTCCATCTCAGAAGGGACTTGGGCCTTGAGTCCTGGGTGCCACGGTCCCCAGCCGCCTGCAGTACCTGTGGGCCCTGTTCTCCATTTCAGGGGCTGACCCCGAGGAGACCATCCTCAACGCGTTCAAGGTGTTCGACCCGGAAGGCAAAGGGGTGCTGAAGGCCGACTAGTGAGTGGCTTCCCCCGGGGGCCGGTGGCGCCTGCTCTCCTTGCCCCCACCTGGCACCTATACCTCTGTCCTCTCTCTGCAGCGTGCGGGAGATGCTGACCACACAGGCAGAGAGGTTCTCCAAGGAGGAGGTAGGGTCCTTCAGACACTCCCTCCCGTCCAGCGCCTGGTCCTCCCAGGGGCTCTGTCTCCGCTGAATCACCTGTCCCAGAGAGCGAGAGGGAGGGAGCCCTGGCCACATTCATTCTCTCAGTCACTCTGCGAGGATCAGGATCAttgtcattttacagatgaggaaattgaggcctgGGGAAGTAAGTCACTTGTCTAAAATGACAGTGCTAATGGTGAATGCCAGAGCGGGGACCCACACCCAGGCCTGTCTGACTCCAGGTCCTGCCTTCCCCACATGCACTGAGACACCGTGAGAGCGCCCCTTTACTGTGCCCTGAAGGGTCACCATGGACTGTCGTGCAACCTGAG is part of the Callospermophilus lateralis isolate mCalLat2 chromosome 1, mCalLat2.hap1, whole genome shotgun sequence genome and encodes:
- the Myl2 gene encoding myosin regulatory light chain 2, ventricular/cardiac muscle isoform, with amino-acid sequence MSPKKAKKRAEGANSNVFSMFEQTQIQEFKEAFTIMDQNRDGFIDKNDLRDTFAALGRVNVKNEEIDEMIKEAPGPINFTVFLTMFGEKLKGADPEETILNAFKVFDPEGKGVLKADYVREMLTTQAERFSKEEIDQMFTAFPPDVTGNLDYKNLVHIITHGEEKD